From the Desulfovibrio sp. Huiquan2017 genome, one window contains:
- the ilvN gene encoding acetolactate synthase small subunit: MCKQTVIELSVNNHPGVMSHICGLFARRAYNVEGIACMPVNGGGTSKIWLLVNADDRLDQMIKQVDKLEDVLIVERYDSGHPVFAKMAEFVQ, from the coding sequence ATGTGTAAACAGACCGTCATCGAGTTGTCCGTGAACAACCACCCCGGCGTCATGTCCCACATTTGCGGCCTGTTCGCGCGCCGGGCCTACAATGTCGAAGGCATCGCCTGCATGCCGGTCAACGGGGGCGGAACCAGCAAGATATGGCTTCTGGTGAACGCGGACGACCGCCTGGACCAGATGATCAAGCAGGTGGACAAGCTGGAGGACGTGCTTATCGTCGAGCGCTACGACAGCGGTCACCCGGTCTTCGCCAAGATGGCCGAGTTCGTTCAATAA
- the ilvB gene encoding acetolactate synthase large subunit: MKMSGAEVIIKLLERQGVRTIAGIPGGANLPLYDAMGKNDNIKHILTRHEQGAGFIAQGMARVSGKPAVFFATSGPGATNTLTAIADAKLDSIPIICITGQVPLSMIGTDAFQEVDTYGLSVPITKHNFLVRSAEDLLQVIPDAFRIAASGRPGPVVIDVPKDVQMAEVEFDEWPEPGVPDVTPELFHGEIEHAATMINRAKRPILYLGGGVIQSDSTRQAVAMAEKGSIPAVMTLMGLGSIPTGHPLNLGMLGMHAARYTNLALEECDLLIAVGVRFDDRATGKVSEFCPQAKIIHMDIDPSELDKIKTAHATVRGDVADVFEAILPHIERKDRAGWKSRVAALKMAHPMLVPGADDPTSAYGVILKAAELTGDQAIVCTDVGQHQMRTAQVYPFTQPRHWLTSGGLGTMGFGMPAALGAALAAPDNPVLCFSGDGSLMMNIQDLATAAEYDIPIKIILTNNNVLGLVRQQQDLFYGKRYVASGYCKCVDFLKIAEGFGIRAYDLGNCEDPEATLAQALAEPGPALIHVPVGPDEPVYPMVAPGAANSQMIGGEIHV, from the coding sequence ATGAAAATGTCAGGTGCGGAAGTCATCATCAAATTGCTGGAGCGGCAAGGTGTGCGGACCATTGCCGGCATCCCGGGCGGGGCGAATCTGCCGCTTTACGACGCCATGGGAAAGAACGACAACATCAAACACATTCTGACCCGGCATGAACAGGGTGCCGGGTTCATCGCCCAGGGGATGGCCCGGGTTTCGGGCAAGCCCGCGGTTTTCTTCGCCACCTCCGGGCCGGGCGCGACGAACACCCTGACCGCCATCGCCGATGCCAAGCTCGACTCCATTCCGATCATCTGCATCACCGGCCAGGTGCCCCTCTCGATGATCGGCACCGACGCCTTCCAGGAGGTGGACACCTACGGCCTGTCCGTGCCCATCACCAAGCACAATTTCCTGGTCCGGTCCGCCGAGGACCTGCTTCAAGTCATCCCGGACGCCTTCCGCATCGCGGCAAGCGGCCGTCCCGGGCCGGTGGTCATTGACGTGCCCAAGGATGTGCAGATGGCTGAAGTGGAGTTTGACGAATGGCCCGAGCCAGGCGTCCCGGATGTCACTCCCGAGCTGTTCCACGGCGAAATCGAGCACGCGGCGACCATGATCAACCGGGCCAAGCGGCCCATCCTCTATCTGGGGGGGGGCGTGATCCAGTCCGATTCCACGCGTCAGGCTGTGGCCATGGCCGAGAAGGGCTCCATTCCCGCGGTCATGACTCTCATGGGGTTGGGCTCCATTCCCACGGGCCACCCCCTCAACCTTGGCATGCTCGGCATGCACGCGGCGCGCTATACCAATCTGGCGCTGGAGGAATGCGACCTGCTCATCGCCGTGGGCGTGCGTTTCGACGACCGGGCCACGGGCAAGGTCTCGGAGTTCTGTCCCCAGGCCAAGATCATCCATATGGACATCGACCCGAGCGAGCTGGACAAAATCAAGACCGCCCACGCCACGGTCCGGGGCGACGTGGCCGATGTGTTCGAGGCGATCCTGCCGCATATCGAGCGCAAGGACCGGGCCGGGTGGAAGAGTCGTGTCGCGGCCCTGAAGATGGCGCACCCCATGCTTGTGCCCGGAGCGGACGATCCGACTTCGGCTTACGGCGTCATTCTCAAGGCCGCCGAACTGACCGGGGACCAGGCCATCGTCTGTACCGACGTGGGCCAGCACCAGATGCGTACCGCTCAAGTTTATCCCTTCACGCAGCCTCGGCACTGGTTGACTTCAGGCGGCTTGGGGACCATGGGCTTCGGCATGCCCGCCGCTCTGGGCGCGGCCCTGGCCGCCCCGGACAATCCGGTCTTGTGCTTTTCCGGCGACGGTTCCCTGATGATGAATATCCAAGATTTGGCCACGGCCGCCGAATACGACATCCCGATCAAGATTATCCTGACCAACAATAACGTGCTGGGGCTGGTCCGTCAGCAGCAGGACCTTTTCTACGGCAAGCGGTATGTGGCGTCTGGCTATTGCAAGTGCGTGGACTTCTTGAAAATTGCCGAAGGCTTTGGGATTAGGGCCTATGACCTGGGCAATTGCGAAGATCCGGAGGCGACTCTGGCCCAGGCCCTGGCCGAGCCCGGTCCGGCGCTCATCCACGTGCCCGTTGGTCCGGACGAGCCCGTCTATCCCATGGTGGCCCCAGGGGCGGCCAATTCCCAAATGATCGGAGGTGAGATTCATGTGTAA
- a CDS encoding NAD(P)H-dependent oxidoreductase has product MRILLILAHPDPDSFNHALAAEAKKTLEGNGHETIFHDLCAESFDPLLPAGEIPRGAVLPETLARHCEEAARADGIIVVHPNWWGMPPAVLTGWVDRVMRPGTAYEFVGEDGEEGVPTGLLKADRAIVFNTSNTEGGREDSIFGDPLERIWKDCVFGLCGVTDVTRRVFRTICTSTLEERRGWLDEAARIVAETFPPEA; this is encoded by the coding sequence ATGCGCATACTCTTGATCCTGGCCCATCCCGATCCAGACAGCTTCAACCACGCCCTGGCGGCTGAGGCGAAAAAGACTCTTGAGGGCAACGGCCACGAGACGATCTTCCACGACCTCTGCGCCGAGAGCTTCGATCCCCTGCTCCCCGCCGGGGAAATTCCGCGCGGAGCCGTGCTTCCGGAAACCCTGGCCCGCCATTGCGAAGAGGCGGCCCGGGCGGACGGCATCATCGTTGTTCATCCCAATTGGTGGGGCATGCCCCCAGCCGTCCTGACCGGTTGGGTGGACCGAGTCATGCGGCCCGGCACGGCCTACGAATTCGTGGGAGAAGACGGTGAAGAGGGCGTGCCCACCGGCCTGCTCAAGGCGGACCGGGCCATCGTCTTCAACACCTCGAACACCGAGGGGGGACGCGAGGACAGTATCTTCGGCGACCCCCTGGAGCGCATCTGGAAAGACTGCGTCTTCGGCCTATGTGGGGTGACGGACGTGACCCGGCGCGTATTCCGCACCATCTGCACTTCCACCCTGGAGGAGCGGCGCGGCTGGCTGGACGAGGCGGCCCGAATCGTGGCCGAGACCTTCCCGCCCGAAGCGTAA
- a CDS encoding AAA family ATPase translates to MTKKNTTFEVPVEKLKWTPGPDQLPMNTTDDLEPQKDIIGQKRGVEAFRFGMGMGKKGYNIFVTGQPGLGRLSTVRKLLAEMGDGRATPNDLCYVNNFKHPEAPIMLRFEPGQGDRFKKDMQKFLDDIKREVPQLFESEEYIARKNEIAEAHEKKVMGFYKAIEDRVKDTGLVVVRMQMGPIQRPDVVPLVDGEPKRMIELEELVDKGRFPRDEYERLRDKRLELKEEIDHIVQELKELQKEVGEKHREVDRLMFLAQAQEFLKPVREAYADERISKYLDSVLDNMVEDLDAIKSLGGPGQPGPIPGMMMAGPSPEIVFQPYQVNLLVDNADTQGPPVIVESYPTYRNLFGSIERVMDRMGGWHTDYTKIKAGSFVKANGGYLVINLMDAIMEPGVWQTLKRALKTEKIEIETFDPYYFISATGLKPEPIDMAVKVVVLGSPYLYALLRNYDEDVPKIFKVRADYESSMDVTDDSVLQVARFVRSEVERDGLKPFDRSGVAAILEEGVRWAGRQEKITTAFPGLGDLLSEADYFAGLSGAEVVSGEHVKEAIEAKIYRSNQVEERIQEMIDRGSLFVDTDGEVAGQVNGLAVYSLGDYMFGKPSRITAVTSLGKEGIINIEREADMSGPTHNKGMLILSGFLRSRFAQDKPLSLAASIAFEQSYGGIDGDSASSTELYALLSSLSGVPIRQYVAVTGSVNQYGEVQPIGGVNQKIEGFFLCCKHAGLNGKQGVMIPYPNVKDLMLRDEVVEAVKAGRFHIWAVKTIDEGIEILTGMKAGVRKADGTYPAKTINKLVDDKLRGLADKLAAFGKDNDDKKPAAGKAAKGKPAKK, encoded by the coding sequence ATGACCAAGAAAAACACTACGTTCGAAGTGCCCGTCGAGAAGCTCAAGTGGACTCCGGGTCCCGATCAACTGCCTATGAACACGACGGATGATCTGGAGCCCCAGAAGGATATCATCGGCCAGAAGCGAGGCGTGGAGGCTTTCCGCTTCGGCATGGGCATGGGCAAGAAAGGATACAATATTTTCGTCACGGGCCAGCCTGGGCTGGGGCGGTTGTCCACGGTGCGCAAGCTCCTTGCCGAGATGGGCGATGGCCGCGCGACTCCCAACGACCTGTGTTACGTGAACAACTTCAAGCACCCGGAGGCGCCCATCATGCTTCGCTTCGAGCCGGGGCAGGGCGACCGTTTCAAGAAGGACATGCAGAAGTTCCTGGACGACATCAAACGCGAGGTTCCGCAGCTTTTCGAGAGCGAGGAATACATCGCCCGCAAGAACGAGATCGCCGAGGCCCATGAAAAAAAGGTCATGGGCTTCTACAAGGCCATTGAAGACCGGGTCAAGGACACCGGGCTGGTAGTGGTGCGCATGCAGATGGGCCCCATCCAGCGGCCCGACGTGGTCCCGTTGGTGGACGGTGAACCCAAGCGCATGATCGAGCTTGAGGAACTGGTGGACAAAGGCCGTTTTCCCCGCGACGAGTATGAGCGGCTGCGCGACAAGCGGCTGGAGCTCAAGGAGGAGATCGACCATATTGTCCAGGAGCTCAAGGAACTGCAAAAGGAGGTCGGCGAAAAGCACCGCGAGGTGGACCGGCTCATGTTTCTGGCCCAGGCCCAGGAGTTCCTCAAGCCGGTGCGCGAGGCCTATGCCGACGAAAGAATCTCCAAGTACCTGGATTCCGTGCTCGATAACATGGTCGAGGACCTGGACGCCATCAAGTCGCTGGGCGGCCCGGGCCAGCCCGGCCCGATTCCGGGCATGATGATGGCAGGCCCCTCGCCCGAAATCGTCTTCCAGCCGTACCAGGTCAACCTCCTGGTGGACAATGCGGATACCCAGGGGCCGCCGGTCATTGTGGAGTCCTATCCCACCTACCGCAATCTGTTCGGCTCCATCGAGCGGGTTATGGACCGCATGGGCGGCTGGCACACGGACTACACCAAGATCAAGGCGGGCTCCTTCGTCAAGGCCAATGGCGGCTACCTGGTCATCAACCTCATGGACGCCATCATGGAACCGGGGGTTTGGCAGACGCTGAAGCGGGCCTTGAAGACCGAGAAGATCGAGATCGAGACCTTCGATCCGTACTATTTCATCAGCGCCACGGGCCTCAAGCCCGAACCCATCGACATGGCCGTCAAGGTCGTGGTTCTCGGCAGCCCGTATCTTTACGCGCTGCTGCGCAACTATGACGAGGATGTGCCCAAGATATTCAAGGTCCGGGCCGACTACGAGTCGAGTATGGATGTGACCGACGACTCGGTGCTTCAGGTGGCCCGGTTCGTGCGAAGCGAGGTGGAGCGCGACGGGCTCAAGCCTTTCGACCGCAGCGGAGTGGCCGCCATCCTGGAGGAGGGCGTCCGTTGGGCGGGCCGTCAGGAGAAAATCACCACGGCCTTCCCCGGCTTGGGCGACCTCTTGAGCGAGGCCGACTATTTCGCGGGCCTGTCCGGAGCCGAGGTCGTCTCCGGCGAGCATGTCAAGGAGGCCATCGAGGCCAAGATATACCGCTCCAACCAGGTGGAGGAGCGCATCCAGGAGATGATCGACCGGGGCAGTTTGTTCGTGGACACGGACGGCGAGGTCGCGGGCCAGGTCAACGGCTTGGCCGTATATTCCCTGGGTGACTACATGTTCGGCAAGCCTTCAAGAATCACGGCGGTTACGTCGTTGGGCAAGGAAGGGATCATCAACATCGAGCGCGAAGCGGACATGTCCGGCCCCACGCACAACAAGGGCATGCTCATCCTGTCCGGCTTCCTGCGCAGCCGGTTCGCCCAGGACAAGCCCTTGTCCCTGGCGGCCAGCATCGCCTTCGAGCAATCCTACGGCGGCATCGACGGCGATTCGGCCTCGTCCACGGAGCTTTATGCCCTGTTGTCGAGCCTGTCCGGGGTGCCCATCCGCCAATATGTCGCGGTCACCGGCTCCGTGAACCAGTACGGAGAGGTCCAGCCCATCGGCGGGGTGAACCAGAAGATCGAGGGATTCTTCTTGTGCTGCAAGCATGCTGGCCTGAACGGCAAGCAGGGCGTCATGATTCCATACCCCAACGTCAAGGATCTGATGCTTCGCGACGAGGTCGTCGAGGCGGTCAAGGCGGGCAGGTTCCACATCTGGGCCGTGAAGACCATCGACGAAGGCATCGAGATCCTGACTGGCATGAAGGCGGGCGTGCGCAAAGCGGACGGCACCTATCCGGCCAAGACCATCAACAAGCTGGTGGACGACAAGCTGCGCGGCCTGGCCGACAAGCTGGCCGCCTTCGGCAAGGATAATGACGACAAGAAACCCGCCGCTGGAAAGGCGGCCAAAGGCAAGCCCGCCAAGAAATAG
- a CDS encoding Hsp20/alpha crystallin family protein, whose amino-acid sequence MADLKRWSRNEITRMRSDVDRLFDDLCADFNLPSMFCRMTGDLTLEEEGETLVVRLELGNMDPDDVHVTVMERQLSIIAETRESGPGHRSTRSFHKELRLPCRIETDAVRAEFDDGVLVIRLPKCATPSGQRIAISRK is encoded by the coding sequence ATGGCTGATTTGAAACGATGGAGCCGCAACGAAATCACGCGCATGCGCAGCGACGTGGACCGGCTTTTCGATGATCTGTGCGCCGACTTCAATCTGCCGTCCATGTTTTGCCGCATGACGGGTGATCTCACTCTTGAAGAAGAGGGCGAGACTCTGGTGGTTCGGCTCGAATTGGGCAACATGGACCCGGACGATGTGCATGTCACGGTGATGGAACGACAGCTTTCCATCATCGCGGAGACCCGCGAGTCCGGCCCCGGACATCGAAGCACCCGCAGCTTCCATAAGGAACTTCGGCTTCCGTGCCGTATCGAGACCGACGCCGTCAGGGCCGAGTTCGATGACGGCGTGTTGGTGATCAGGTTGCCCAAATGTGCGACCCCGTCCGGACAACGAATCGCAATTTCCCGGAAATAA
- a CDS encoding EAL domain-containing protein: MNERVDVLVVDDERINLKLVEGILRGQDLNLLMATSGAEALKMLPDHDFAVALLDVMMPGMDGFELAERLRSSEASRNIPIIFITAISKEQRHVFRGYELGAVDYLFKPVEPEILRGKTNIFAEMHRNKRSLMETSRRLETTVAELEASRAALAQSEQRYRLVADYNYDWESWIGPDGRLRYISPSCERISGYPPQRFLDDPDLMQRIVHREDLNKWIQFMRDDTVGDEESLDFRISDVNAKTKWLSLVRHSIFSDNGEPLGLRLSMRDITGRKLIESKLKHSAIHDPLTGLPNRALFLERLNRAAERCSRTGEHFAVLFINMDRFQAVNDHYGHSVGDKLMIRLGVKLQQTVRSIDTVARFGSDEFGVLLEDIPRRSEVRTVIRKVFDSFKQPVDVEGIPFSLSASIGYDIGSDAALDAEEIVHNAQVAMNAAKEEGKNRITAYDKRMREGLINVLAMENALNRALEAREFSAHYQPIVNLAYGSLYGFEALARWNHPERGVVGPGEFIPVAEETGQIVVLGSQILEEACTAMQSWTVKYPATESLTIAVNISAKQFAESTLSDDVERILKRSGLRPDRLKLEITETVVMLDAMKSVNQLKSLKSLGILLSIDDFGTGYSSMSYLQRFPTDQLKIDLSFVQRMESTPENIEIIRAIVNMAHSLRLRVVAEGIETERQRDLLYSLQCDYGQGYLYSRPLPFEEAEYFVNDFK, encoded by the coding sequence ATGAATGAGAGAGTAGATGTTCTCGTGGTGGACGATGAACGGATCAACCTCAAATTGGTGGAGGGCATTCTGCGTGGGCAGGACCTCAATCTGTTGATGGCCACATCCGGGGCGGAGGCGCTCAAGATGCTCCCGGACCACGATTTCGCCGTGGCCTTGCTGGATGTGATGATGCCCGGCATGGACGGCTTTGAACTGGCTGAAAGACTGCGGAGTTCAGAAGCCTCCCGGAACATCCCGATCATCTTCATCACTGCCATCAGCAAGGAGCAGCGACACGTCTTCCGCGGCTACGAATTGGGCGCGGTGGACTATCTGTTCAAGCCGGTGGAGCCGGAGATCCTGCGCGGCAAGACCAACATATTCGCCGAAATGCACCGGAACAAGCGCTCCCTCATGGAGACCTCCCGGCGGCTTGAGACCACGGTGGCGGAACTCGAAGCCTCCCGCGCGGCCCTGGCCCAGTCCGAGCAGCGCTACCGGCTGGTCGCGGACTACAATTACGACTGGGAGAGCTGGATCGGCCCGGACGGTAGGCTTCGCTACATCTCGCCGTCCTGTGAACGGATCAGCGGGTATCCGCCCCAGCGGTTTCTCGACGATCCGGATCTGATGCAGCGCATCGTGCATCGCGAGGATCTGAATAAGTGGATCCAGTTCATGCGCGACGACACCGTGGGCGACGAGGAGAGCCTCGACTTCCGCATCAGCGATGTCAACGCCAAGACCAAATGGCTGAGTCTGGTCCGGCATTCCATTTTTTCCGACAATGGCGAGCCCCTGGGCCTTCGGCTGAGTATGCGCGACATTACCGGCCGCAAGCTTATTGAGAGCAAACTCAAGCACAGCGCCATCCATGATCCCCTGACCGGCCTGCCCAACCGGGCGCTCTTTCTGGAGCGGCTTAATCGGGCGGCCGAGCGGTGCTCGCGTACCGGCGAACATTTCGCGGTCCTCTTCATCAACATGGACCGTTTCCAGGCGGTCAACGACCACTACGGGCACAGCGTCGGCGACAAGCTCATGATCCGCCTCGGGGTCAAGCTTCAGCAAACGGTCCGCTCCATCGACACCGTGGCCCGGTTCGGCAGCGACGAATTCGGCGTGCTCCTTGAGGATATCCCCAGGCGGAGCGAGGTCCGAACCGTCATCCGCAAGGTCTTCGATTCCTTCAAGCAACCGGTGGACGTGGAGGGCATTCCCTTCTCCCTGTCCGCCAGCATCGGCTACGACATCGGATCCGACGCGGCTCTCGACGCCGAAGAGATCGTGCACAATGCCCAGGTGGCCATGAATGCGGCCAAGGAGGAGGGCAAGAATCGGATTACCGCCTATGATAAACGCATGCGCGAGGGGTTGATTAACGTCCTGGCCATGGAGAACGCCCTTAACCGCGCCCTGGAGGCCCGAGAGTTCTCGGCCCATTACCAGCCCATCGTCAACCTGGCCTACGGCAGCCTGTACGGGTTCGAGGCCCTGGCTCGCTGGAACCACCCCGAGCGAGGGGTGGTCGGTCCCGGAGAATTCATCCCCGTGGCCGAGGAGACCGGGCAGATCGTGGTCCTCGGTTCCCAGATCCTGGAAGAGGCATGCACGGCCATGCAGTCGTGGACCGTCAAGTATCCGGCGACGGAAAGTTTGACCATTGCCGTGAACATCTCGGCCAAGCAGTTCGCCGAGAGCACGTTGTCGGACGACGTGGAGCGCATCTTGAAACGGTCCGGGCTGCGGCCCGACAGGCTTAAGCTCGAAATCACCGAGACCGTGGTCATGCTTGATGCGATGAAGTCGGTCAATCAACTCAAGTCATTGAAGAGCCTCGGCATCCTGCTGTCCATCGACGACTTTGGCACCGGGTATTCATCCATGAGTTATTTGCAGCGGTTCCCGACGGACCAGCTCAAGATTGACCTGAGCTTCGTCCAGCGCATGGAATCCACCCCGGAGAACATCGAGATCATCCGGGCCATCGTGAATATGGCCCACTCCCTGCGGCTGCGGGTCGTGGCCGAGGGCATCGAGACGGAGCGGCAAAGGGACTTGCTTTATTCACTGCAATGCGATTACGGTCAGGGCTATCTGTATTCACGGCCGCTTCCTTTTGAAGAAGCTGAATATTTCGTCAATGATTTCAAATAA
- a CDS encoding DUF493 domain-containing protein, which produces MSDKLKQFKQTLDEHHQWPCPYVYKFIVPAESLDRFKQVFAAEKLEYRQSRTGKYTSVTITSTMCSADEVMAVYEKAAQVPGVMSL; this is translated from the coding sequence ATGTCCGACAAATTGAAACAATTCAAGCAAACCCTTGACGAACACCACCAGTGGCCATGTCCCTATGTCTACAAGTTCATCGTCCCGGCCGAAAGCCTCGACCGATTCAAGCAGGTGTTCGCTGCGGAAAAACTGGAATACCGGCAATCCAGGACCGGGAAATATACCAGTGTGACAATAACTTCGACAATGTGTTCCGCCGACGAGGTCATGGCCGTTTATGAAAAGGCGGCCCAAGTCCCGGGAGTCATGTCCCTTTAA
- the nifU gene encoding Fe-S cluster assembly protein NifU, which produces MWEYTDKVKDHFLNPRNAGTIEDADGIGEVGSLACGDALTLYIKVGDDGRITDAKFQTFGCASAIASSSALTELIIGKTVEEAEKITNKDIAQYLGGLPREKMHCSVMGQEALEQAIKNMRGEAPSKAEHSHEGELICECFGVFDEEILQAIKENDLKTVEDVTNFTKAGGGCGKCIPDIERLLAEARGEGVCPAPSAEPAFPAQGMTNIQRMHLIERVIDEDVRPKLKADGGNIELVDIDRDIVVIRFLGMCSGCPSSRATLEGLVETALREKVDPGLKVREG; this is translated from the coding sequence ATGTGGGAATACACCGACAAAGTTAAGGATCATTTCCTGAATCCCCGCAACGCGGGCACCATTGAGGACGCGGACGGGATCGGCGAAGTGGGCTCCCTGGCCTGCGGCGACGCCCTGACCCTATACATCAAGGTCGGCGACGACGGCAGGATCACCGACGCCAAATTCCAGACCTTCGGCTGCGCCAGCGCCATTGCGTCCAGTTCCGCCCTGACCGAGCTGATCATCGGCAAGACCGTGGAGGAAGCGGAAAAAATTACCAACAAGGACATCGCTCAATATCTGGGCGGCCTGCCGCGCGAGAAGATGCACTGCTCCGTCATGGGCCAGGAGGCCCTGGAACAGGCCATCAAGAATATGCGCGGCGAAGCCCCGTCCAAGGCGGAGCATTCCCATGAAGGCGAACTCATCTGCGAATGCTTCGGCGTCTTCGATGAGGAGATTCTCCAGGCCATCAAGGAAAACGATCTCAAGACCGTGGAGGACGTGACCAACTTCACCAAGGCCGGCGGGGGCTGCGGCAAATGCATCCCGGACATCGAACGGCTTCTGGCCGAGGCCCGCGGCGAGGGCGTTTGCCCCGCGCCGTCGGCGGAGCCCGCCTTCCCGGCCCAGGGCATGACCAACATCCAGCGCATGCACCTCATCGAGCGGGTCATCGACGAGGATGTCCGGCCCAAGCTCAAGGCGGACGGCGGCAACATCGAACTGGTGGACATCGACCGCGACATCGTGGTGATCCGCTTCCTGGGCATGTGCTCGGGCTGCCCGTCCAGCCGGGCGACCCTCGAAGGACTGGTGGAAACCGCCCTCAGGGAAAAGGTCGATCCCGGCCTGAAGGTACGGGAGGGGTAA
- the nifS gene encoding cysteine desulfurase NifS has translation MKTIYLDNNATTQVDPAVFEAMRPYFTELYGNPSSMHRFGGQVGVTLKEARASVASLLGCEPEEIIFTSCGSESDNTAIRSALNARPDRRHIITTAVEHPAILSLCKYLEKKDGYEVTYLSTDEYGRLDLEEYKAAIRPDTAIISVMWANNETGNIYPIEEMAKIAKEHDVIFHTDAVQAVGKVDIDLSKIPVDMLSLSGHKLHAPKGVGALFVRKRLPFRPFLIGGHQERSRRAGTENTTGIIALGKACELAREHMTEENTEVKRLRDKLENGLLASVPDTKLNGDPEHRLPNTTNISFGYVEGEAILLMIDQVGIAASSGSACTSGSLEPSHVLLSMGVPFTFAHGSIRFSLSRFNTEEEIDFVLETLPPIIENLRKLSPFSAEKQAPACTKSFTE, from the coding sequence ATGAAAACCATCTATCTCGACAACAACGCCACCACCCAGGTGGATCCGGCAGTGTTCGAGGCCATGCGGCCTTATTTCACCGAATTGTACGGCAACCCCTCCTCCATGCACCGCTTCGGCGGCCAAGTGGGGGTGACGTTGAAGGAAGCCCGCGCCTCGGTGGCCTCCCTGCTCGGCTGCGAGCCCGAGGAGATCATCTTCACCTCCTGCGGGTCCGAATCCGACAACACGGCCATCCGATCGGCCCTGAACGCCCGGCCCGACCGGCGACACATCATCACCACCGCCGTGGAGCACCCGGCCATCCTGAGCCTGTGCAAATACCTGGAGAAAAAGGACGGTTACGAAGTCACCTACCTTTCCACCGATGAATACGGTCGTCTCGATCTCGAAGAATACAAGGCGGCCATCCGCCCGGACACGGCCATCATTTCGGTCATGTGGGCCAACAACGAGACCGGCAACATCTACCCCATCGAGGAAATGGCGAAGATCGCCAAGGAACACGACGTCATCTTCCACACCGACGCGGTTCAGGCCGTGGGCAAGGTGGACATCGACCTGTCGAAGATTCCGGTGGATATGCTCTCCCTGTCCGGCCATAAGCTGCACGCGCCCAAGGGCGTGGGCGCCCTGTTCGTGCGCAAGCGCCTGCCCTTCCGCCCGTTCCTCATCGGCGGGCACCAGGAGCGCAGCCGCCGCGCGGGCACCGAGAACACCACGGGCATCATCGCCCTGGGCAAGGCCTGCGAGCTGGCCCGTGAACACATGACCGAGGAAAACACCGAAGTGAAGCGGCTGCGCGACAAGTTGGAAAACGGCCTGCTCGCGTCCGTGCCGGACACCAAGCTCAACGGCGATCCGGAACACCGCCTGCCCAACACCACGAACATCTCCTTCGGCTACGTCGAGGGCGAAGCCATCCTGCTGATGATAGATCAGGTGGGCATCGCGGCCAGCTCCGGCTCGGCCTGCACTTCGGGCAGCCTTGAGCCGTCCCACGTGCTCCTGTCCATGGGCGTACCCTTCACCTTTGCCCACGGATCCATCCGATTCTCCCTGAGCCGGTTCAACACCGAGGAGGAGATCGACTTCGTGCTTGAGACCCTGCCGCCCATCATCGAAAACCTGCGCAAGCTCTCGCCGTTTTCGGCGGAAAAGCAGGCCCCGGCCTGCACCAAAAGCTTTACGGAGTAG